From Campylobacter upsaliensis, the proteins below share one genomic window:
- the waaC gene encoding lipopolysaccharide heptosyltransferase I, producing MKIAIVRLSALGDIIQSAIVLQFIKQFRQDIEIHWFIDEKFKEILENHPHIDKLYALPLKDKKFFSSLKIALEARKNHYDFVLDLQGLIKSALVSRILSRNNFGFDKDSLKESFAHNFYNQKLSIDYAENVFVRYLALAAFTLNAPFEPKDIRFKQPIFKADEELKNSLKQRLNLSKKNILIHVGSSAQNKIYPMTKLAILCKLLLHYDEKLKIYLAWGNEKEKILAKRVLSLSKIDKESLILLDKLSLKELIAITGLSSLVIGNDSGPTHLAFAMNKPSITIFGATPHYRNAFVTDINKTISTHKKIANVKHIDKSDFCIRNIDEEDIFSLAKELLDER from the coding sequence ATGAAAATAGCAATTGTCCGCCTCTCTGCGCTTGGAGACATCATACAAAGTGCCATTGTTTTGCAATTTATCAAACAATTTCGCCAAGATATTGAAATTCACTGGTTTATCGATGAAAAATTTAAAGAAATTTTAGAAAATCACCCACACATCGATAAGCTTTACGCCCTACCCTTAAAGGATAAAAAATTTTTCTCTAGCCTTAAAATCGCCCTTGAAGCTAGGAAAAATCACTATGATTTTGTTTTAGACCTGCAAGGCTTGATAAAATCCGCTCTAGTTAGTCGCATTTTAAGTCGTAATAATTTCGGCTTTGATAAAGACAGCCTTAAGGAAAGCTTTGCGCATAATTTTTATAATCAAAAACTTAGCATTGACTACGCAGAAAATGTTTTTGTGCGTTATCTAGCCTTAGCGGCTTTTACGCTTAATGCACCTTTTGAGCCTAAGGATATTCGTTTTAAACAGCCCATTTTTAAAGCCGATGAAGAGCTTAAAAATTCCTTAAAACAAAGACTAAATTTAAGCAAAAAAAACATTTTAATCCATGTCGGCTCAAGTGCGCAAAATAAAATCTACCCAATGACAAAGCTTGCCATACTTTGCAAACTTTTACTCCACTACGATGAAAAGCTTAAAATTTACCTTGCTTGGGGCAATGAAAAGGAAAAAATTCTAGCCAAAAGAGTGCTTTCTCTCAGCAAAATCGACAAAGAAAGCCTTATTTTACTTGATAAACTAAGCCTTAAAGAGCTCATCGCCATCACAGGACTTTCAAGCCTTGTGATAGGAAATGATAGCGGTCCTACTCATCTAGCCTTTGCTATGAATAAGCCCTCCATTACTATCTTTGGAGCGACTCCACATTACCGCAATGCCTTTGTTACGGATATTAATAAAACCATAAGCACTCATAAAAAAATTGCCAATGTTAAGCATATTGACAAAAGCGATTTTTGCATTAGAAATATTGACGAAGAAGATATTTTCTCCTTAGCAAAGGAACTTTTAGATGAGAGATAG
- a CDS encoding lipid A biosynthesis lauroyl acyltransferase has product MRDRLYLFLYYLLRFLTAILPEFLLQKLGLMVAKITFHLNQKHRRIIDINLQICFPQKDLKEREQIALKIYQNFAKFGLDCIQNRSSTKEKILQKVHFDNEEILTQALKSQKALILTTAHYGNWELASLAYAAKFGKMAIVGRNLDSKEMNRLLGQNRTQFDIELIDKKGGLKKMLKALKERRTLGILTDQDCALNESLRLKFFDKEVNYQMGASVIAKKTNALIIPAFIYQKAGIFHIKCFEAMDATLKSIEELTHYQAHCTEEMIKFKPDEYFFFHKRFRSFNANIYKEKR; this is encoded by the coding sequence ATGAGAGATAGGCTTTATCTTTTTTTATATTATTTACTTAGATTTTTAACGGCGATTTTACCCGAATTTCTCTTACAAAAACTAGGCTTAATGGTCGCTAAAATCACCTTTCATCTCAATCAAAAGCACCGCAGAATCATCGACATTAATCTTCAAATTTGCTTCCCCCAAAAAGATCTAAAAGAAAGAGAGCAAATCGCCTTAAAAATCTATCAAAATTTCGCCAAATTTGGCTTAGACTGCATCCAAAATCGCTCCAGCACCAAAGAAAAAATTCTTCAAAAAGTGCATTTTGACAATGAAGAAATTTTAACACAGGCTTTAAAAAGTCAAAAAGCCCTTATCTTAACCACAGCACATTATGGTAACTGGGAGCTCGCTTCTTTGGCATATGCTGCGAAATTTGGCAAAATGGCTATTGTGGGTAGGAATTTAGACAGCAAGGAGATGAATAGGCTTTTAGGTCAAAATAGAACGCAATTTGACATCGAGCTCATTGATAAAAAAGGCGGACTTAAAAAAATGCTCAAAGCCCTTAAAGAACGCCGCACTTTAGGCATACTTACAGATCAAGATTGTGCGTTAAATGAAAGCTTAAGGCTTAAGTTTTTTGACAAGGAGGTCAATTACCAAATGGGTGCTAGCGTGATCGCTAAAAAGACAAATGCTCTAATAATCCCCGCTTTTATCTATCAAAAGGCTGGAATTTTCCACATCAAATGTTTTGAAGCTATGGACGCTACGCTAAAAAGCATAGAGGAGCTAACGCATTATCAAGCACATTGCACGGAAGAGATGATTAAATTTAAGCCTGATGAGTATTTTTTCTTTCATAAAAGATTTCGTAGCTTTAATGCTAACATTTACAAGGAGAAGAGATGA
- a CDS encoding glycosyltransferase family 2 protein codes for MKLKEISAVLIVKNAAKTLKECLNSLKEFGEIVLLDNQSDDDTLQIAKDFAKDFPNIRVEQSEFIGFGALKNKAISYASKEWIFSIDADEVLEYEALKELEKLDLKTHHIVAFARKNLYRGEWIKACGWHPDFVLRLFHKSYTKFNDNLVHESLILPPNAEKIYLKNALRHYAYNGIYDLLEKCQRYSQLYAQQNLHKKSSIFKAITHGAWKFHRDYFLKKGIFYGYKGFIISLCNGLGAFFKYAKLYEFQNKKPSIALIITTYNSPTYLKAVLESVMKQNTMPNEILIADDGSTEETANLIKEFQNKFSMPLKHIWQEDKGYRLAKSRNNAVKKAMSEYIIIIDGDMVLEENFIKDHLDFAKKGVLLQGSRVILDTTKSQNILRGGYCNKLKRSFILSKIYFHFSKIRADFFDKKDFIKGVRGCNMSFFKSDFDAICGFNEKFSGWGREDSEFVARFLFKGGEFRRVKFKALAYHLYHKENDKACLDENHQLYLKTIKEKRITWS; via the coding sequence ATGAAACTTAAGGAAATTAGTGCGGTTTTAATCGTCAAAAACGCTGCCAAAACACTAAAAGAGTGCTTAAATTCCCTCAAAGAATTTGGTGAAATCGTGCTTTTAGATAATCAAAGCGATGATGATACACTTCAAATCGCAAAAGATTTCGCAAAAGATTTCCCTAATATACGCGTAGAACAAAGCGAATTTATAGGCTTTGGAGCACTTAAAAATAAGGCGATTAGCTATGCTTCAAAAGAGTGGATTTTTAGCATTGATGCTGATGAAGTGCTAGAATACGAAGCCTTAAAAGAGCTTGAAAAGCTTGATCTAAAAACGCATCACATCGTAGCCTTTGCTAGGAAAAATTTATACCGCGGAGAGTGGATTAAGGCTTGTGGGTGGCATCCTGATTTTGTTTTGCGTTTATTTCACAAAAGCTACACAAAATTTAACGATAATTTAGTCCATGAAAGCCTTATTTTGCCTCCAAATGCAGAAAAAATTTATCTCAAAAATGCTCTTAGACATTATGCTTATAACGGAATTTACGACTTGCTTGAAAAATGCCAACGCTACTCCCAACTTTACGCCCAGCAAAACTTACACAAAAAAAGCTCTATATTTAAAGCAATTACGCACGGGGCGTGGAAATTTCATAGGGATTATTTTCTTAAAAAAGGCATTTTTTATGGCTATAAGGGCTTTATCATTAGCCTTTGTAATGGGCTTGGAGCCTTTTTTAAATATGCTAAACTTTATGAGTTTCAAAACAAAAAACCTAGCATTGCTTTAATCATCACGACCTATAATAGCCCCACCTACCTAAAAGCCGTGCTTGAAAGCGTAATGAAACAAAACACTATGCCAAATGAAATTTTAATCGCTGATGATGGAAGCACGGAGGAAACGGCAAATTTAATTAAAGAATTTCAAAACAAATTTAGTATGCCCCTAAAACACATTTGGCAAGAAGATAAGGGCTACCGCCTTGCTAAAAGCCGTAATAATGCCGTTAAAAAGGCGATGAGTGAGTATATCATCATCATAGACGGGGATATGGTTTTAGAAGAAAATTTCATCAAAGACCACTTAGATTTTGCGAAAAAAGGTGTGCTGTTACAAGGCTCAAGAGTGATTTTAGATACAACTAAGAGTCAAAACATACTAAGGGGGGGGTATTGTAATAAACTTAAAAGAAGCTTTATCCTTTCAAAAATTTATTTTCATTTTTCTAAAATTAGGGCTGATTTTTTTGACAAAAAAGACTTTATTAAGGGTGTTCGTGGGTGCAATATGAGTTTTTTTAAGAGTGATTTTGACGCCATTTGTGGCTTTAATGAAAAATTTAGTGGCTGGGGTAGGGAGGATAGCGAATTTGTCGCAAGGTTTTTATTTAAGGGCGGAGAGTTTAGAAGAGTGAAATTTAAGGCTTTGGCATATCATCTTTACCATAAAGAAAACGATAAAGCCTGTTTAGATGAAAATCATCAGCTTTATTTAAAAACCATAAAAGAAAAAAGAATAACTTGGAGTTAA
- a CDS encoding glycosyltransferase gives MISLPEGGVERVVSNLANVFCEFYEVELLSLYKTNKTSAFSLNSKIKLSFLHHKERTAVRTKFYKLIDKFYESYLLKKRYQNCIIIYNNMPHYPIFKNKNTHYLHIIHIWQNKYRKKFNTYDTLIVISKQQKELLDCHHKDVTYIPNFLPQIPNQNTNSNHKFVLSIGRFIQDKGFLRLIDIWKRVQENAEFKDWKLIIVGEGVQKEQIEDKIKALHLSTSIIIKPFTKEVEKEYLSASIYTMTSHKEGLPMVLLESCSYGLPSVAFDIAGLSDIIENEKSGFLIEDGNLEDYADKLQVLMRDEKLRKTMGENAKELVKKTLFKRNRS, from the coding sequence GTGATATCACTACCGGAGGGGGGTGTTGAAAGAGTTGTTAGCAATCTAGCTAATGTTTTTTGCGAATTTTACGAAGTGGAGCTTTTAAGTCTATATAAAACAAATAAAACTTCCGCTTTTTCCCTTAATAGCAAAATTAAACTTAGCTTTTTGCACCATAAAGAACGCACAGCTGTAAGGACAAAATTTTATAAACTTATCGACAAATTTTACGAAAGCTATCTTTTAAAGAAAAGGTATCAAAATTGCATCATAATTTATAATAATATGCCTCATTACCCCATATTTAAAAATAAAAATACGCATTATTTACATATAATTCACATTTGGCAAAACAAGTATAGAAAAAAATTTAACACTTATGATACACTCATCGTCATTAGCAAACAGCAAAAAGAACTTTTAGATTGTCATCATAAAGATGTGACTTATATCCCAAATTTTCTCCCACAAATTCCAAATCAAAACACAAATTCAAATCACAAATTCGTTCTAAGCATAGGACGCTTTATACAAGACAAAGGCTTTTTAAGACTCATTGATATTTGGAAAAGAGTGCAGGAAAATGCGGAATTTAAAGATTGGAAACTCATTATCGTAGGCGAAGGGGTGCAAAAAGAACAAATAGAGGATAAAATCAAAGCGTTGCATTTAAGCACTTCTATCATCATCAAACCTTTTACAAAAGAAGTGGAAAAAGAGTATTTAAGTGCTAGCATTTATACGATGACAAGCCATAAAGAAGGGCTTCCTATGGTGCTTTTAGAATCTTGCTCTTATGGCTTACCTAGCGTAGCCTTTGACATTGCTGGATTAAGCGACATTATAGAAAATGAAAAAAGTGGCTTTTTAATCGAAGATGGAAATTTGGAAGATTACGCCGATAAACTTCAAGTTTTAATGCGTGATGAAAAGTTAAGAAAAACAATGGGAGAAAACGCAAAAGAACTTGTAAAAAAAACGCTTTTCAAAAGAAATCGTTCTTAA
- the flgP gene encoding flagellar assembly lipoprotein FlgP, with protein MKNLFFMLLVAAIFGGCVPSATSTAKTNKTADTSGGSSDVVVQKVDKDDVRDIIREEKMLAPYDASESELSFTAVGEGIAPLNTVSSAQALALAKRAAITDGYRQLASKLYGVKVNGKDTVKDAMLRSSTITAQVNGLIKNASIIDENFNQGLYRVNLELKIDADKWKELFAY; from the coding sequence ATGAAGAATTTGTTTTTTATGCTCCTTGTAGCAGCAATTTTTGGTGGCTGTGTCCCAAGTGCAACAAGCACTGCGAAGACTAATAAAACCGCAGATACAAGTGGTGGAAGCTCTGATGTAGTCGTGCAAAAAGTCGATAAGGACGATGTGCGTGATATTATTAGAGAAGAAAAAATGCTAGCACCTTATGATGCAAGCGAGAGTGAATTAAGCTTTACGGCGGTTGGTGAGGGGATAGCTCCTTTAAACACTGTTTCTTCTGCTCAAGCTTTAGCTTTAGCTAAAAGAGCGGCGATTACAGATGGTTATAGACAGCTTGCGAGTAAGCTTTATGGTGTGAAAGTCAATGGTAAAGATACAGTTAAAGACGCTATGTTAAGAAGTTCAACTATCACAGCACAGGTTAATGGACTTATCAAAAATGCTAGTATCATTGATGAGAATTTTAATCAAGGACTTTATAGGGTAAATTTAGAACTTAAAATCGATGCAGACAAGTGGAAAGAATTGTTTGCTTATTGA
- the gyrA gene encoding DNA gyrase subunit A, producing the protein MENLFNKDSDTQIIDIEDSIKSSYLDYSMSVIIGRALPDARDGLKPVHRRILYAMNDLGVGSRSAYKKSARIVGDVIGKYHPHGDTAVYDALVRMAQSFSMRYPSVDGQGNFGSIDGDGAAAMRYTEARMTILAEELLRDIDKDTVDFVPNYDDSMQEPDVLPSRVPNLLLNGSSGIAVGMATNIPPHSLNELVDGLLYLLDNKEASLEELMQFIKGPDFPTAGIIYGKKGIIDAYRTGRGRIKIRAKTHIEKRANKDIIVIDELPYQTNKARLIEQIAELVKEKQIEGIAEVRDESDREGIRVVIELKRDAMSEIVLNNLFKSTTMESTFGVIMLAIHNKEPKIFSLIELLNLFLTHRKTVIIRRTIYELQKARARAHILEGLKIALDNIDEVIALIKNSADNNAAREGLVAKFGLSELQANAILDMKLGRLTGLEREKIENELAELLKEIARLDEILKSEALLEDLIREELKEIRAKFDVPRITQIEDDYDDIDVEDLIPNENMVVTITHRGYIKRVPSKQYEKQKRGGKGKLAVTTYDDDFIESFFTANTHDTLMFVTDKGQLYWLKVYKIPEGSRTAKGKAVVNLINLQAEEKIMAIIPTSDFAESKSLCFFTKNGIVKRTNLSEYQNIRSVGVRAINLDENDELVTAIIVERDLIELSQASQDENLNEEMGEENLENAGGKMLFAVTKRGMCIKFPLAKVREIGRVSRGVTAIKFKEKNDELVGAVVIENDEQEVLSVSAKGIGKRTNAGEYRLQSRGGKGVICMKLTDKTKELISVVIVDESMDLMALTSSGKMIRVDMHSIRKAGRNTSGVIVVNVENDEVVSIAKCPKESEEEDIEEDVNLSLE; encoded by the coding sequence ATGGAAAATCTTTTTAACAAAGACTCCGATACTCAAATCATCGATATTGAAGATTCGATAAAGAGTAGCTATTTAGATTATTCTATGAGTGTGATTATCGGGCGTGCCTTGCCTGATGCTAGAGATGGTTTAAAGCCCGTGCATCGACGCATACTTTATGCGATGAACGATTTGGGCGTGGGAAGTCGCAGTGCTTACAAAAAGTCCGCGCGTATTGTAGGTGATGTCATCGGTAAATACCACCCTCACGGCGATACGGCTGTTTATGATGCTCTTGTGAGAATGGCTCAAAGCTTTTCTATGCGTTATCCAAGTGTCGATGGGCAGGGGAATTTTGGCTCGATTGACGGAGATGGCGCGGCGGCTATGCGTTATACTGAAGCTAGAATGACCATTTTGGCTGAAGAGCTTTTAAGAGATATTGATAAGGACACGGTGGATTTTGTCCCAAATTATGACGATTCTATGCAAGAGCCTGATGTTTTGCCAAGTCGTGTTCCAAATTTGCTTTTAAATGGCTCTAGTGGGATTGCTGTGGGTATGGCGACAAATATCCCTCCGCATAGTCTTAATGAGCTTGTCGATGGGCTTTTATATTTGCTTGATAATAAAGAAGCAAGTTTAGAAGAGCTTATGCAATTTATCAAGGGACCTGATTTTCCAACGGCTGGGATTATTTATGGCAAAAAGGGCATTATTGACGCTTATCGCACAGGACGCGGTAGGATAAAAATTCGTGCAAAAACTCACATTGAAAAAAGGGCAAATAAAGACATTATAGTCATCGACGAGTTGCCTTATCAAACAAATAAGGCAAGACTTATAGAGCAAATTGCCGAGCTTGTCAAAGAAAAACAAATCGAGGGCATAGCTGAGGTAAGAGATGAGAGTGATAGGGAGGGGATTCGTGTTGTTATTGAGCTTAAACGCGATGCGATGAGTGAAATTGTGCTGAATAATCTTTTTAAATCTACCACTATGGAAAGCACCTTTGGCGTGATAATGCTTGCGATTCATAATAAAGAACCGAAAATTTTCTCACTTATTGAGCTTTTAAATTTATTTTTAACCCATAGAAAAACGGTCATCATACGCCGCACCATTTATGAACTTCAAAAAGCAAGAGCTAGAGCACATATTTTAGAGGGGCTTAAAATCGCCTTAGATAACATAGATGAAGTGATAGCTTTAATTAAAAATAGTGCGGATAATAACGCCGCGCGTGAAGGTTTAGTGGCTAAATTTGGCTTGAGTGAATTGCAAGCAAATGCCATTTTAGATATGAAATTAGGGCGTTTGACAGGACTTGAGCGTGAAAAGATAGAAAATGAATTGGCAGAATTACTCAAAGAAATTGCAAGACTTGATGAAATTTTAAAAAGCGAAGCCTTGCTTGAGGACTTAATCCGCGAAGAATTAAAAGAAATTAGGGCTAAATTTGATGTGCCGCGTATTACGCAGATTGAAGATGATTATGATGATATTGATGTGGAGGATTTAATTCCTAATGAAAATATGGTCGTAACTATCACCCATCGTGGCTATATTAAAAGAGTGCCAAGTAAGCAGTATGAAAAGCAAAAAAGAGGTGGTAAAGGAAAATTAGCCGTTACGACTTATGATGATGACTTTATCGAAAGCTTTTTTACGGCAAACACGCACGATACACTGATGTTTGTAACGGATAAGGGGCAGCTTTACTGGCTAAAGGTCTATAAAATCCCTGAAGGCTCACGCACAGCTAAGGGTAAAGCTGTGGTTAATCTTATCAATTTGCAAGCGGAAGAAAAGATTATGGCGATTATCCCTACGAGTGATTTTGCTGAAAGTAAGTCTTTATGTTTCTTTACAAAAAATGGTATAGTTAAACGCACTAATTTAAGCGAATATCAAAATATAAGAAGCGTTGGCGTTAGGGCGATTAATTTGGACGAAAATGACGAGCTTGTAACGGCTATTATCGTAGAAAGGGATTTGATCGAGCTAAGTCAAGCCTCACAAGATGAGAATTTAAACGAAGAAATGGGCGAAGAAAATTTAGAAAATGCCGGCGGTAAAATGCTTTTTGCCGTTACTAAAAGAGGTATGTGCATTAAATTCCCTCTTGCTAAAGTGCGTGAAATCGGTCGCGTGAGTCGTGGGGTAACGGCGATTAAATTTAAAGAGAAAAATGACGAGCTAGTCGGTGCGGTTGTTATAGAAAACGACGAACAAGAAGTCTTAAGTGTAAGTGCAAAAGGTATAGGCAAACGCACAAATGCTGGGGAGTATAGACTTCAAAGTCGCGGTGGTAAGGGTGTGATTTGTATGAAGCTTACCGATAAAACAAAAGAGCTTATTAGCGTAGTGATTGTCGATGAAAGTATGGATTTAATGGCACTTACAAGTAGTGGCAAAATGATACGCGTAGATATGCACAGCATAAGAAAAGCAGGGCGTAATACGAGTGGTGTGATTGTCGTTAATGTCGAAAATGATGAGGTGGTTAGCATAGCTAAATGTCCTAAGGAAAGTGAAGAAGAGGACATTGAAGAAGATGTTAATCTAAGCTTAGAATAG
- a CDS encoding ComF family protein encodes MRCINCHSFTLLAFCDNCLKELSEQSWGVRKLENDFKVYYFYKYSDIKHLLYSKHQFYGYFVFKFLAKLTFANFHQIFKPQTKLNAIALDDRVEKGLYSHAAILAKALKSPFIQPLFHALQAQNKIKYSGKSLDFRRKNKRNFKLLKEIKYPVILVDDIVTTGSSILEAKKILEKNKISVLFALVLADAKD; translated from the coding sequence GTGAGGTGCATTAACTGCCACTCTTTCACTCTTCTAGCCTTTTGCGATAACTGCTTAAAAGAGCTAAGTGAGCAAAGCTGGGGAGTGAGAAAGCTAGAAAACGACTTTAAGGTTTATTATTTTTATAAATATAGCGACATTAAACATTTACTTTATTCTAAACATCAATTTTATGGCTATTTTGTCTTTAAATTTCTTGCAAAATTAACTTTTGCGAATTTTCATCAAATTTTTAAGCCTCAAACTAAGCTAAACGCCATAGCGCTTGATGATAGGGTAGAAAAGGGACTTTATTCTCACGCAGCTATTTTGGCAAAGGCTTTAAAATCTCCTTTTATTCAGCCACTTTTTCACGCCTTACAAGCACAAAATAAGATTAAATATAGTGGCAAAAGCTTAGATTTTAGACGCAAAAATAAAAGAAATTTTAAGCTTTTAAAAGAGATTAAATATCCTGTGATTTTAGTCGATGATATTGTAACGACTGGCTCTAGCATACTTGAAGCTAAAAAAATTTTAGAAAAAAACAAAATTTCTGTGCTTTTTGCTTTAGTTTTAGCTGATGCGAAAGATTAA
- the mapA gene encoding outer membrane lipoprotein MapA — protein MVKSCLLALFTLFIFVGCSAKQDTFAQVNQISKNTKCYPCDSAQGFEAKIKGLLYISDVGINCCADKRTLDTGVALKKVYLHRFYDLKEEQKVVYIKNQKYYIDLNFNAIFYTYLKQELEARGIVVLDSNDKNSPYVTKVNLSFSGFTSKQDSLGLHSRLVGVLSLNDINRDKKFTLRTKQDVKGFENLSDLSFYTHLLIKQMANKAASLISSL, from the coding sequence ATGGTAAAAAGTTGCTTATTGGCTTTATTTACGCTTTTCATCTTTGTAGGTTGTTCGGCAAAGCAAGATACTTTCGCTCAGGTCAATCAAATCTCTAAAAATACCAAATGTTATCCTTGTGATAGCGCACAAGGTTTTGAAGCGAAGATTAAAGGACTTTTATATATTAGCGATGTGGGGATAAATTGTTGTGCGGATAAAAGGACGCTTGATACGGGCGTGGCTTTGAAAAAAGTGTATTTGCACCGCTTTTATGACTTAAAAGAAGAGCAAAAAGTAGTTTATATTAAAAATCAAAAATATTACATCGACTTAAATTTCAATGCCATTTTTTACACTTATCTTAAGCAAGAGCTTGAGGCAAGGGGCATTGTGGTGCTTGATAGTAATGATAAAAACTCTCCTTATGTAACTAAGGTTAATTTATCTTTTTCTGGATTTACTTCTAAGCAAGATAGTTTAGGGCTTCACTCAAGATTGGTCGGCGTGTTGAGCTTAAATGACATTAATCGCGATAAAAAATTCACACTAAGAACCAAGCAAGATGTGAAAGGCTTTGAAAATTTGAGTGATTTATCTTTTTATACGCATTTATTAATTAAACAAATGGCAAATAAAGCCGCGAGTTTAATCTCTTCTCTGTGA
- the murD gene encoding UDP-N-acetylmuramoyl-L-alanine--D-glutamate ligase, translating to MKKSLFGYGKTTKAIAQTLAQKMGTFSIYDDSFKEKSLDAFGNELLPVSAFEPEKSELEIPSPGFPPTHKLIKEARNLQSEYDFFYDIMPKSVWISGTNGKTTTTQMATHLLAKINAQMGGNVGTPLASLDPFAKIWILETSSFTLHYTKTSKPEIYALLPINKDHLSWHGSFENYVKAKLSVLERMNENNVAILPKMYANTPTKAHIISYEDEVELAKKMEIDLSQIAFKPPFLLDALIALSIEKILLDSLSYELLNGFVMEKNKLEELLDTQNRLWVNDTKATNQAAVMEALKRYQNQKIHLIIGGDDKGVDLSDLFSFMQGLNIELYAIGVSCETMMAYAKKFKLNATKCEFLPKAVEEISKKLKVGEVALLSPACASLDQFSSYLERGECFKKSIANL from the coding sequence ATGAAAAAATCACTTTTTGGATATGGAAAAACAACAAAGGCTATCGCTCAAACCTTAGCACAAAAAATGGGAACTTTTAGCATTTATGATGATAGCTTTAAAGAAAAAAGCCTAGACGCATTTGGCAATGAGCTTTTACCCGTGAGTGCTTTTGAACCTGAAAAAAGTGAGCTTGAGATCCCAAGTCCGGGCTTTCCCCCTACGCATAAACTCATTAAAGAAGCGAGGAATTTACAAAGCGAGTATGATTTTTTCTACGATATTATGCCTAAAAGCGTATGGATAAGTGGGACAAATGGCAAAACGACCACTACGCAAATGGCGACGCATCTTCTTGCAAAAATAAACGCGCAAATGGGCGGAAATGTCGGCACACCCTTAGCTTCGCTTGATCCTTTTGCAAAAATTTGGATTTTAGAAACCTCCTCTTTTACCTTGCACTATACTAAGACCTCAAAGCCTGAAATTTACGCACTTTTGCCTATAAATAAAGACCATTTATCGTGGCACGGGAGCTTTGAAAATTATGTCAAGGCAAAACTAAGCGTCTTAGAAAGAATGAATGAAAATAATGTCGCCATTTTGCCAAAAATGTATGCAAATACCCCTACAAAAGCCCATATTATAAGCTATGAAGATGAAGTTGAGCTGGCTAAAAAAATGGAGATTGATTTAAGTCAAATTGCCTTTAAACCGCCCTTTTTACTTGACGCACTCATCGCTTTAAGCATAGAAAAAATTTTGCTTGATAGCCTAAGTTATGAGCTTTTAAATGGCTTTGTAATGGAAAAAAACAAGCTTGAAGAGCTACTTGATACGCAAAATAGACTTTGGGTTAATGACACTAAAGCCACAAACCAAGCAGCGGTTATGGAGGCACTTAAACGCTATCAAAATCAAAAAATCCATCTCATCATAGGTGGCGATGATAAGGGAGTGGATTTAAGCGACTTATTTTCCTTTATGCAGGGTTTAAACATTGAGCTTTACGCCATAGGTGTAAGCTGTGAAACAATGATGGCTTACGCAAAAAAATTTAAATTAAACGCTACAAAATGTGAGTTTTTACCAAAGGCTGTGGAGGAAATTTCAAAAAAACTTAAAGTGGGTGAAGTGGCTCTTTTAAGTCCTGCTTGTGCGAGTTTGGACCAGTTTAGCTCCTATTTAGAAAGGGGCGAGTGCTTTAAAAAAAGCATAGCAAATTTGTAA
- a CDS encoding adenylyl-sulfate kinase has product MEKLEKGGVIWFSGLAGSGKSFLAEALCEKLRTKLHNVIYLDGDELRELLGHFGYDKASRLEVSFKRSKFAHFLSEQNMLVIVSAISMWDEIYEFNRKHLKNYFEIYIKCDFEELKRRDKKGLYSGALSGEIQNVVGVDIPFEEPKPHLIIDNSELNKADEKIKLILNTLDFKD; this is encoded by the coding sequence ATGGAAAAGTTAGAAAAAGGTGGGGTGATTTGGTTTAGCGGTTTAGCAGGAAGTGGGAAAAGCTTTTTAGCGGAGGCACTTTGTGAAAAATTACGCACAAAACTTCACAATGTCATTTATTTAGACGGCGATGAATTAAGAGAGCTTTTAGGGCATTTTGGCTATGACAAGGCTTCAAGACTTGAGGTTTCTTTTAAGCGTTCTAAATTCGCACATTTTTTAAGTGAGCAAAATATGCTAGTCATTGTCAGCGCTATTTCAATGTGGGACGAAATTTATGAATTTAACCGCAAACATTTAAAAAATTATTTTGAAATTTATATTAAATGCGATTTTGAAGAGCTAAAAAGACGCGATAAAAAGGGGCTTTATAGTGGTGCTTTAAGCGGAGAAATTCAAAATGTCGTGGGCGTGGATATCCCCTTTGAAGAGCCAAAACCTCATTTAATCATAGATAATAGTGAGCTAAATAAAGCAGATGAAAAGATAAAACTTATCTTAAATACACTAGATTTTAAGGATTAA